One Nonomuraea angiospora DNA segment encodes these proteins:
- a CDS encoding glycoside hydrolase family 3 protein, which produces MSQSDRGLRRLAAGTLLVAFQGTVAPEWVLRELEQGLGGVTLFGFNVADPGQVSGLTSALRGAGEPVISLDEEGGDVTRLAYHVGSPYPGNAALGAVDDVELTRRVYRAIGSELAACGINLDMAPSADVNTEADNPVIGTRSFGPDAKLVARHTVAAVEGLQSVNVAACVKHFPGHGATRVDSHLAIPVVDVGLDVLRERELAPFRAAVGAGARSVMTAHVAVPAVTGETPATLSSAALTGLLRGELGYDGVVITDALDMRAITRSVGLAGGAVLTLAAGADLLCLGPLPTYDDVQAIIAEIVSAVREGRLPLSRLEEAGARVAALRAWFGAPAPVAAEQNVVGLHAARRAVRLTGETEPLVEPLVIEVDTPPTIAVGDVPWGVGPWLPDAEIVRVKPAAADVPALLAKAVNRSLVVVVKDAHRHQASQELVSALVAARPDATVIEMGLPVWRPDSAAYIATYGAARANAQAAIELLTA; this is translated from the coding sequence ATGAGTCAGAGTGATCGGGGGCTGCGCCGCCTCGCGGCCGGCACGCTGCTCGTCGCCTTCCAGGGCACCGTGGCGCCCGAATGGGTGCTGCGCGAGCTGGAGCAGGGCCTGGGCGGCGTCACGCTCTTCGGCTTCAACGTGGCCGACCCCGGCCAGGTGAGCGGCCTGACGTCCGCGCTGCGGGGCGCCGGGGAGCCCGTCATCTCGCTGGACGAGGAGGGCGGCGACGTGACGCGGCTGGCGTACCACGTCGGCAGCCCGTACCCGGGGAACGCGGCGCTGGGCGCGGTGGACGACGTCGAGCTGACCCGCCGGGTCTACCGCGCGATCGGCTCGGAGCTGGCCGCCTGCGGCATCAACCTGGACATGGCGCCCAGCGCCGACGTCAACACCGAGGCCGACAACCCGGTGATCGGCACCAGGTCGTTCGGGCCCGACGCGAAACTGGTCGCCAGGCACACGGTGGCGGCCGTGGAGGGCCTGCAGTCGGTGAACGTGGCCGCCTGCGTCAAGCACTTCCCCGGCCACGGCGCCACCCGGGTGGACTCCCACCTGGCGATCCCCGTCGTGGACGTGGGCCTGGACGTGCTGCGGGAGCGGGAGCTGGCCCCGTTCCGGGCGGCGGTCGGCGCGGGGGCCAGGTCGGTGATGACCGCGCACGTCGCGGTGCCGGCGGTGACGGGCGAGACGCCCGCGACGCTGTCCAGCGCCGCGCTCACCGGGCTCCTCAGGGGCGAGCTCGGCTACGACGGCGTGGTCATCACCGACGCGCTCGACATGCGGGCGATCACCAGGAGCGTGGGCCTGGCCGGCGGCGCGGTGCTGACCCTCGCGGCCGGGGCCGACCTGCTGTGCCTCGGGCCGCTGCCGACCTACGACGACGTCCAGGCCATCATCGCGGAGATCGTCTCCGCGGTGCGCGAGGGGCGCCTGCCGCTCTCCCGGCTGGAGGAGGCGGGGGCACGGGTGGCGGCGCTGCGGGCCTGGTTCGGGGCGCCCGCGCCCGTCGCCGCCGAGCAGAACGTGGTCGGCCTGCACGCCGCGCGCCGCGCCGTGCGGCTGACCGGAGAGACGGAGCCCCTGGTCGAGCCCCTGGTGATCGAGGTGGACACCCCGCCGACGATCGCCGTGGGCGACGTGCCGTGGGGCGTGGGCCCGTGGCTGCCGGACGCGGAGATCGTCCGGGTCAAGCCCGCGGCCGCCGACGTCCCTGCCCTGCTGGCCAAGGCCGTGAACCGGTCCCTGGTCGTGGTGGTCAAGGACGCGCACCGCCACCAGGCGAGCCAGGAACTGGTCTCCGCGCTGGTGGCGGCCCGCCCGGACGCGACGGTGATCGAGATGGGGCTGCCCGTGTGGCGCCCCGACAGCGCCGCCTACATCGCCACGTACGGGGCCGCCCGGGCCAACGCCCAGGCCGCGATCGAGCTCCTCACGGCCTGA
- a CDS encoding RrF2 family transcriptional regulator, which produces MRLSARVDYALRAAAELAAAGAGPTTVGELAKEQDMPPKYLENILLQMRRAGLVRGQRGPEGGYVLARPATEISLADVIRAVDGPLANVRGERPEHVGYRGPAESLQQVWIALRATERSILEEVTLDQVASGALPERVRQLAADPAAWD; this is translated from the coding sequence ATGCGCCTTTCCGCTCGTGTCGACTACGCCCTCCGTGCCGCCGCCGAACTCGCCGCAGCCGGTGCAGGCCCGACTACCGTGGGCGAGCTCGCCAAGGAACAGGACATGCCGCCCAAATACCTGGAGAACATCCTGTTGCAGATGCGGCGTGCCGGGCTCGTGCGCGGGCAGCGTGGGCCCGAGGGCGGCTACGTGCTGGCCAGGCCCGCCACCGAGATCTCGCTGGCCGATGTGATCAGGGCCGTGGACGGCCCGTTGGCCAACGTACGCGGCGAGCGGCCCGAGCATGTCGGCTACCGGGGGCCCGCCGAGTCGTTGCAGCAGGTGTGGATCGCGTTGCGCGCCACCGAGCGCTCCATCCTGGAAGAGGTCACCCTCGACCAGGTCGCCTCCGGGGCGCTGCCCGAGCGGGTCCGCCAGCTCGCCGCCGACCCGGCCGCCTGGGACTGA
- a CDS encoding TetR/AcrR family transcriptional regulator, with protein sequence MARTADPHRREELLDQIVDYLADHGLSTLSMRPLAEHLGKSTRVLTHHFSDKEALLSATMERLDERHRAWLRSLPGWTGSDSVGTIIRRTWDWQAQEENLPVARLIREIEGLAAGGRLLGHVPRLLADRSEFVAGLLRDRGVPEADALRISTLVNSAYSGLQIDFLTTGERERAEEALDQLCALVDGWVAAHEAGRRS encoded by the coding sequence ATGGCCAGGACCGCCGACCCGCACCGCCGGGAAGAACTGCTCGACCAGATCGTCGACTACCTGGCCGACCACGGCCTCTCCACGCTGTCGATGCGCCCGCTGGCCGAGCATCTGGGCAAGTCCACCCGTGTGCTGACCCACCACTTCTCCGACAAGGAGGCGCTGCTCTCGGCCACCATGGAGCGCCTGGACGAGCGGCACCGCGCCTGGCTGCGCTCGCTGCCGGGCTGGACAGGCTCCGACAGCGTGGGCACGATCATCCGCCGCACCTGGGACTGGCAGGCGCAGGAGGAGAACCTGCCGGTCGCCCGCCTGATCCGCGAGATCGAGGGGCTGGCGGCCGGCGGCAGGCTCCTGGGGCACGTGCCCCGGCTGCTGGCCGACCGGTCGGAGTTCGTGGCGGGTCTGCTGCGCGATCGCGGCGTCCCGGAGGCCGACGCGTTGCGGATCTCCACCCTGGTCAACTCGGCGTACTCGGGGCTGCAGATCGACTTTCTCACGACCGGCGAGCGCGAGCGCGCTGAGGAGGCGCTCGATCAGCTGTGCGCGCTGGTGGACGGCTGGGTGGCCGCCCACGAGGCGGGCAGGCGTTCCTAG
- a CDS encoding helix-turn-helix domain-containing protein — protein sequence MILLRQLLGDVLRRLRVRQGRTLREVSTQARVSLGYLSEVERGQKEASSELLASICGALEVPLSQVLREVSDQFALAELQAAPVLADVPDRERLPLTETVPGSISDSVFPEVKDMVAA from the coding sequence ATGATTCTGCTGCGTCAGCTGCTCGGCGACGTGCTGAGGCGGTTGAGGGTGCGGCAGGGACGCACGCTACGCGAGGTGTCCACCCAGGCACGTGTCTCGCTCGGCTACTTGTCCGAGGTGGAGCGCGGCCAGAAGGAAGCCTCGTCGGAGCTGCTGGCGTCCATTTGCGGCGCACTCGAAGTGCCCCTTTCGCAGGTGTTGCGTGAGGTTTCCGACCAGTTCGCGCTGGCGGAGCTCCAGGCTGCCCCTGTGCTGGCCGACGTGCCCGATCGCGAACGGCTGCCCCTTACGGAGACGGTTCCCGGGTCGATTTCCGACTCCGTGTTCCCCGAAGTCAAGGACATGGTGGCTGCCTAA
- a CDS encoding Fpg/Nei family DNA glycosylase: protein MPEGDAVYRTAAKLRGALDGQVLTRSDFRVPRHATADLTGRAVITTVSRGKHLLTRVEGDLTVHTHLRMDGSWQVMAAGRRTAPGDQVRLILANERWQAVGVRLGMVDLVRTGEEERLVGHLGPDLLGPDWDPDEAVRRLRGAPDRTIGEALLDQRNLAGIGTIYRAETLFLRGIWPWKKVGEIEDLNGLVSLAQRLLDANKGHAGTVTTGDRRPANQTWVYGRAGKPCRRCGTRISRGEMGAQPQERLILWCAGCQLG from the coding sequence ATGCCCGAAGGAGACGCCGTCTACCGCACGGCCGCCAAGCTGCGCGGCGCACTCGACGGCCAGGTGCTCACCAGGTCGGACTTCCGCGTTCCCAGGCACGCCACGGCCGACCTGACCGGCCGGGCGGTCATCACCACGGTCTCCAGGGGCAAGCACCTGCTCACCCGCGTCGAAGGCGACCTGACCGTGCACACCCATCTGCGCATGGACGGGAGCTGGCAGGTCATGGCGGCCGGACGCCGGACCGCGCCGGGCGACCAGGTCAGGCTGATCCTGGCCAACGAGCGGTGGCAGGCGGTGGGGGTCAGGCTGGGAATGGTGGATCTCGTCAGGACAGGCGAGGAGGAGCGGCTGGTCGGCCACCTGGGGCCGGATCTGCTCGGCCCGGACTGGGACCCGGATGAGGCCGTGCGAAGACTGCGAGGGGCGCCCGACAGGACCATCGGGGAGGCGCTGCTCGATCAGCGCAACCTGGCGGGGATCGGCACGATCTATCGCGCCGAGACCCTGTTCCTGCGGGGTATCTGGCCGTGGAAGAAGGTCGGGGAGATCGAGGATCTCAACGGGCTCGTGTCACTGGCCCAGCGCTTGCTGGACGCGAACAAGGGACATGCGGGCACGGTGACCACAGGTGATCGCCGCCCGGCGAACCAGACGTGGGTCTACGGCAGGGCGGGGAAGCCCTGTCGCCGATGCGGCACCCGCATCAGCCGTGGGGAGATGGGGGCGCAGCCACAGGAACGGCTGATCCTGTGGTGTGCTGGCTGCCAGCTGGGTTAG
- a CDS encoding MFS transporter: MSIDVRARARLPAWLLALVFTTFTFATDDYVVAGVLPALSADLEVSEAAGGQLVTAFSLAFALGAPVASVVSATWSRRGLLTWALALFIVANGAAALTTSYAVLMGLRVLAALAAAAVVPAAYALVASLAPDECRGRYLALVMGGMTGSLMLGVPIGTWVGGAFGWQATFVLGGLLGLAALVAIRATLPEPPAVAAMPVRERLAPLVRPQVLLGLLGVVGIVLGSMMLMTYLAPYLRDLAGAGPAELGWVFALAGLAGLAGGQLGGWAADWWGADRALIAGIAGFAAVMGLFAACWALRPVPLPALLPLLLVWAAVSWWIPPPAQTRLLALAGPAGPQALALNSSAVYVGVSGGGAVGGLVLQSHGSGWLPPAAAVVELAALGLFWAAGRRRPPP, encoded by the coding sequence ATGTCCATCGACGTGCGGGCGCGTGCCCGCCTGCCCGCGTGGCTGCTCGCCCTGGTCTTCACCACGTTCACTTTCGCCACCGACGACTACGTCGTCGCGGGCGTGCTGCCCGCGCTCTCCGCCGATCTCGAGGTCAGCGAGGCGGCGGGCGGGCAGCTCGTCACCGCCTTCTCGCTGGCGTTCGCGCTGGGGGCGCCCGTGGCCTCCGTGGTGAGCGCCACGTGGTCGCGGCGCGGGCTGCTCACCTGGGCCCTGGCGCTGTTCATCGTGGCGAACGGGGCGGCGGCGCTCACGACGTCCTACGCCGTCCTCATGGGGCTGCGCGTGCTGGCGGCGCTGGCCGCGGCGGCCGTCGTGCCCGCCGCCTACGCCCTCGTCGCCTCCCTCGCCCCCGACGAGTGCCGGGGACGCTACCTGGCGCTGGTGATGGGCGGGATGACCGGGTCGCTCATGCTCGGCGTGCCCATCGGCACGTGGGTGGGAGGCGCGTTCGGCTGGCAGGCCACGTTCGTGCTCGGCGGGCTGCTGGGGCTCGCCGCGCTGGTCGCGATCAGGGCGACGCTGCCGGAGCCGCCTGCGGTGGCGGCCATGCCGGTCAGGGAGCGGCTGGCGCCGCTGGTCCGGCCTCAGGTGCTGCTCGGGCTGCTCGGCGTCGTGGGGATCGTGCTGGGCAGCATGATGCTGATGACCTATCTCGCGCCGTACCTGCGGGACCTGGCCGGGGCCGGGCCGGCGGAGCTGGGTTGGGTGTTCGCGCTGGCAGGCCTGGCCGGGCTGGCGGGCGGGCAGCTCGGGGGATGGGCCGCCGACTGGTGGGGCGCGGATCGGGCGCTGATCGCGGGCATCGCCGGGTTCGCGGCGGTGATGGGCCTGTTCGCCGCCTGCTGGGCGTTGCGGCCGGTGCCGTTGCCCGCGCTCCTGCCGCTGCTGCTGGTGTGGGCGGCCGTGTCGTGGTGGATCCCGCCGCCCGCGCAGACCCGGCTGCTCGCGCTGGCCGGTCCGGCCGGGCCGCAGGCGCTGGCGCTCAACAGCAGCGCCGTCTACGTCGGGGTCTCGGGAGGCGGCGCGGTGGGCGGGCTCGTCCTGCAGAGCCATGGAAGCGGCTGGCTGCCCCCGGCGGCGGCCGTCGTGGAGCTGGCCGCCCTCGGGCTCTTCTGGGCGGCGGGCAGGCGGCGCCCGCCGCCGTAG
- a CDS encoding carbohydrate ABC transporter permease: MTNTSTLAPRGGGRASTPGRRRSHRPPRASGLPAWSIPYVLLIPGLLVIGALLLWPLIQMVIISFQKVGLVQISGKKPATWVGLENFTKVFENDIFWSSLRNTVVFAAIAVPLTLILGTAVGVLLHRLGKKMSLFVIIGIMFAWAVPPVAQGMIWRSLFDAEAGIVNWALNLLPDGLSNALFGRANWSGVPWLNDAWSIYMALTVCVVWAGFPFIAVSVLAGLKGIPAELYEAAKVDGSGAWRTFRKITFPLLKPVFAVLTVLSIIWDFKVFAQLYVLAGTTNREAYNLSMYAVTEAFKAPPKMGSGAAIAVVLTVILLIVTAAYIRQMFKQEEL, encoded by the coding sequence ATGACGAACACGTCAACGCTCGCCCCCCGGGGTGGAGGCCGCGCCTCCACCCCGGGACGGCGCCGCTCACACCGGCCACCGCGGGCCAGCGGGCTGCCCGCCTGGTCGATCCCCTACGTCCTGCTGATCCCGGGGCTGCTGGTCATCGGCGCGCTGCTGCTGTGGCCGCTGATCCAGATGGTGATCATCTCCTTCCAGAAGGTGGGACTCGTCCAGATCTCGGGCAAGAAGCCGGCCACCTGGGTCGGGCTCGAGAACTTCACCAAGGTCTTCGAGAACGACATCTTCTGGTCCTCGCTGCGCAACACGGTGGTGTTCGCGGCGATCGCCGTGCCGCTCACGCTGATCCTCGGCACCGCCGTCGGCGTCCTGCTGCACCGGCTCGGCAAGAAGATGTCGTTGTTCGTCATCATCGGCATCATGTTCGCCTGGGCGGTGCCGCCGGTGGCGCAGGGCATGATCTGGCGCTCGCTGTTCGACGCCGAGGCCGGCATCGTCAACTGGGCGCTCAACCTGCTGCCCGACGGGCTCTCCAACGCGCTGTTCGGCAGGGCGAACTGGTCCGGCGTGCCGTGGCTCAACGACGCCTGGTCCATCTACATGGCGCTGACGGTCTGCGTCGTCTGGGCGGGCTTCCCGTTCATCGCCGTCTCGGTGCTGGCCGGCCTCAAGGGCATCCCGGCCGAGCTGTACGAGGCGGCCAAGGTGGACGGCTCCGGCGCCTGGCGCACGTTCAGGAAGATCACCTTCCCGCTGCTCAAGCCGGTGTTCGCGGTGCTGACCGTGCTCTCGATCATCTGGGACTTCAAGGTCTTCGCCCAGCTGTACGTGCTGGCCGGCACCACCAACCGGGAGGCGTACAACCTGTCGATGTACGCGGTGACCGAGGCCTTCAAGGCCCCGCCGAAGATGGGATCGGGCGCGGCCATCGCGGTGGTGCTGACCGTGATCCTGCTCATCGTCACCGCGGCCTACATCCGCCAGATGTTCAAGCAGGAGGAGCTGTGA
- the rimO gene encoding 30S ribosomal protein S12 methylthiotransferase RimO has protein sequence MSSRRTASLITLGCARNEVDSEELAARLEAAGWQLGDDDPDVVVVNTCGFIDSAKKDSIDTLLAAADTGAKVVAAGCMAERYGNELAEALPEASAVISFDDYTEIGGRLDDVLAGRPLKPHTPRDRRTLLPISPVDRASAPKANIPGHGDLPEGLAPASGPRVLRKRLDESPVASLKLASGCDRRCTFCAIPAFRGSYVSRRPDELLAEADWLAHRGVRELVLVSENSTSYGKDLGDLRALEKLLPELAAVEGVSRVRVSYLQPAELRPGLIDVLTGTEGVAPYFDLSFQHASGSVLRRMRRFGDPERFLGLLEAIRERAPEAGVRSNFIVGFPGETEEEFGELVGFLEAARLDVIGVFGYSDEDGTEAAGLPDKLDQEVIDERVRVLTELAEELTAQRAEERIGTEVDVLIDDDLGDGGYEGRAAHQGPEVDGSVTVQGIGLVRGQIVRAVVVDSEGVDLIARIKASP, from the coding sequence ATGTCATCCCGCCGAACCGCATCGCTGATCACTCTGGGCTGCGCGCGCAACGAGGTCGACTCCGAGGAGCTGGCCGCGCGACTTGAGGCTGCCGGTTGGCAGCTGGGCGACGACGACCCCGATGTCGTCGTCGTCAACACGTGTGGCTTCATCGACTCGGCCAAGAAGGACTCCATCGACACGCTGCTGGCCGCCGCCGACACCGGCGCTAAGGTGGTCGCAGCGGGCTGCATGGCCGAGCGCTACGGCAACGAGCTGGCCGAGGCGCTGCCCGAAGCCAGCGCGGTGATCTCCTTCGACGACTACACGGAGATCGGTGGCCGCCTCGACGACGTGCTCGCCGGGCGGCCGCTGAAGCCCCACACGCCACGTGACCGCCGCACCCTGCTACCCATCTCGCCGGTGGACCGTGCCAGCGCCCCCAAGGCCAACATCCCCGGTCACGGCGATCTGCCCGAGGGCCTGGCGCCCGCGAGCGGCCCGCGCGTGCTGCGCAAGCGCCTCGACGAGAGTCCGGTGGCCTCGCTCAAGCTGGCCTCCGGCTGCGACCGGCGCTGCACCTTCTGCGCCATCCCGGCCTTCCGTGGCTCCTATGTCTCGCGCCGGCCCGACGAGCTGCTGGCCGAGGCCGACTGGCTGGCCCACCGCGGCGTGCGCGAGCTCGTCCTGGTCAGCGAGAACTCCACCTCCTACGGCAAGGACCTCGGCGACCTGCGGGCGCTGGAGAAGCTGCTGCCCGAGCTGGCGGCGGTCGAGGGCGTCTCCCGGGTGCGGGTCAGCTACCTGCAGCCCGCCGAGCTGCGTCCTGGGCTCATCGACGTGCTCACGGGCACCGAGGGCGTCGCCCCCTACTTCGACCTGTCCTTCCAGCACGCCAGCGGCTCCGTGCTGCGCAGGATGCGCCGCTTCGGCGACCCGGAGCGCTTCCTGGGGCTGCTCGAGGCCATCCGCGAGCGCGCCCCCGAGGCGGGCGTGCGCTCCAACTTCATCGTGGGCTTCCCCGGCGAGACCGAGGAGGAGTTCGGCGAGCTGGTGGGCTTCCTGGAGGCGGCCAGGCTCGACGTGATCGGCGTGTTCGGCTACTCCGACGAGGACGGCACGGAGGCCGCCGGGCTGCCTGACAAGCTCGACCAGGAGGTCATCGACGAGCGCGTGCGCGTGCTCACCGAGCTGGCCGAGGAGCTGACCGCCCAGCGCGCTGAGGAGCGCATAGGCACCGAGGTCGACGTGCTGATCGACGACGACCTGGGCGACGGGGGCTACGAGGGCCGGGCCGCCCACCAGGGTCCCGAGGTCGACGGCTCCGTCACGGTGCAGGGCATCGGCCTCGTCAGGGGGCAGATCGTGCGCGCGGTCGTGGTCGACTCCGAGGGGGTCGACCTGATCGCGCGTATCAAGGCAAGTCCATGA
- the pgsA gene encoding CDP-diacylglycerol--glycerol-3-phosphate 3-phosphatidyltransferase yields MKRDERRVVSPWNIANVLTVLRLALVPFFVFCLFLPGTGWRVAALAVFAVASITDHLDGELARRYGLITDFGKIADPIADKALTGAALVSLSILNELPWWVTIPILAREIGVTVLRLVLLRRAVIPASYGGKVKTVLQIAAIVLYLLPGVPGPLRWVVMGAALVVTVATGVDYVIRAVRLRKVAKQVRGE; encoded by the coding sequence ATGAAAAGGGACGAGCGCCGCGTCGTAAGCCCGTGGAACATCGCCAACGTCCTCACGGTTCTCCGGTTGGCGCTCGTCCCCTTCTTCGTCTTCTGCCTGTTCCTGCCGGGCACGGGCTGGCGGGTGGCCGCGCTGGCGGTCTTCGCGGTGGCCTCGATCACCGACCACCTGGACGGTGAGCTGGCCAGGCGGTACGGCCTGATCACCGACTTCGGCAAGATCGCCGACCCGATCGCCGACAAGGCGCTCACCGGCGCGGCGCTGGTGAGCCTGTCCATCCTCAACGAGCTGCCCTGGTGGGTCACGATCCCGATCCTCGCAAGGGAGATCGGCGTCACGGTCCTCAGGCTCGTGCTGCTGCGGCGCGCGGTCATCCCGGCCAGCTACGGCGGCAAGGTCAAGACGGTGCTGCAGATCGCCGCGATCGTGCTCTATCTCCTGCCGGGGGTGCCGGGGCCCCTCCGCTGGGTGGTCATGGGGGCGGCTCTGGTGGTCACGGTGGCCACCGGGGTCGACTACGTCATCAGGGCAGTGCGGCTGCGCAAGGTCGCGAAGCAGGTGCGCGGGGAGTGA
- a CDS encoding ROK family transcriptional regulator has product MERRPGVPRLLREINDRAALDLLLATGPMTRGQIGDLTGLSKVTASQTLARLEERGLVEVVGTQAGGRGPNAALYSVIPSSAYVAGLEVGPELISTAVADIHGNTIAEVTVDPGGHDDPVSVVHGAIVKACRSAKISLSKLRGVVIGTPGVVDPRSGDVRFSFDLPGWHEGIHEALAGDLRRQVTIENDVNLAALAERADGAAKGLDDFVLLWSSRGLGLAIMLGGKLHRGRSGSAGEIGYLPVPGVPLPEDIRTEPGRLPSLAGGLQSLVSAEAVAELAQTYGFAADSAGECVKVAMAAGAAGEPLLDEIANRLALGVAAVCVILDPGLVVLAGEIGHAGGPALTSRVEEAVARICPVRPQVVTTKVTDANPVLRGAVLAALDQAREELLAP; this is encoded by the coding sequence GTGGAGCGACGCCCTGGTGTGCCCAGACTGCTCAGGGAGATCAACGACCGGGCCGCGCTGGACCTGTTGCTCGCCACAGGCCCCATGACCCGTGGCCAGATCGGCGATCTGACCGGCCTGTCCAAGGTCACGGCCTCGCAGACGCTGGCCAGGCTGGAGGAGCGCGGCCTGGTCGAGGTGGTCGGCACCCAGGCCGGCGGGCGGGGGCCCAACGCGGCCCTCTACTCCGTGATCCCCTCCAGCGCGTACGTGGCCGGCCTCGAGGTCGGCCCCGAGCTGATCTCCACCGCGGTGGCCGACATCCACGGCAACACGATCGCCGAGGTCACGGTCGACCCCGGCGGCCACGACGACCCCGTCTCGGTGGTCCACGGCGCGATCGTCAAGGCCTGCCGCAGCGCCAAGATCAGCCTCTCCAAGCTGCGCGGCGTCGTGATCGGCACCCCTGGCGTGGTCGATCCGCGCAGCGGCGACGTGCGCTTCTCGTTCGACCTGCCGGGCTGGCACGAGGGCATCCACGAGGCCCTGGCCGGCGACCTGCGGCGCCAGGTCACCATCGAGAACGACGTCAACCTCGCCGCCCTCGCCGAGCGGGCCGACGGGGCGGCCAAGGGGCTCGACGACTTCGTCCTGCTGTGGTCCAGCCGCGGCCTCGGCCTGGCGATCATGCTCGGCGGCAAGCTGCACCGGGGCCGCTCCGGCAGCGCGGGCGAGATCGGCTACCTGCCGGTGCCCGGCGTGCCGCTGCCCGAGGACATCCGCACCGAGCCCGGGCGGCTGCCCTCGCTGGCGGGCGGCCTGCAGTCGCTGGTCAGTGCCGAGGCGGTGGCGGAGCTGGCCCAGACGTACGGGTTCGCGGCCGACAGCGCGGGCGAGTGCGTCAAGGTCGCGATGGCGGCGGGCGCCGCGGGCGAGCCGCTGCTCGACGAGATCGCCAACCGGCTCGCCCTGGGCGTCGCCGCCGTGTGCGTGATCCTCGACCCCGGCCTGGTCGTGCTGGCCGGGGAGATCGGCCACGCCGGCGGACCCGCGCTCACCTCCCGGGTGGAGGAGGCCGTGGCCAGGATCTGCCCCGTGCGCCCCCAGGTCGTCACCACGAAGGTGACCGACGCCAACCCGGTGCTGCGCGGCGCCGTGCTGGCCGCCCTCGACCAGGCCCGCGAGGAGCTGCTGGCGCCTTAG
- a CDS encoding carbohydrate ABC transporter permease gives MKSPLARRRLGKTALNAAGVLVFLVAVFPVYWMVSTGFKANDQIFTTDFIPFPTHFTFEHVTRVLTDGVAGHSIWLYMRNSAIVALGTVLIGAVFALLSATAVARFRFKGRTPFLALLLVAQMIPAEALLIPLFLGVKRLGLYDQLLGLIVTQVALTLPFGIWMLRTFVAAVPKSLEEAAWIDGASRFTTFWKVLFPLVAPGLVATSIFSFITAWNELIMALYLINDPTKYTMPVALQYFFGQKGTDWGAIMASSTMMTIPVVIFFLLVQRRMVSGLVAGAVKG, from the coding sequence GTGAAGAGCCCGCTGGCCCGCAGGCGCCTGGGCAAGACCGCGCTCAACGCGGCAGGCGTGCTGGTCTTCCTGGTCGCCGTCTTCCCCGTCTACTGGATGGTCTCCACCGGCTTCAAGGCGAACGACCAGATCTTCACCACCGACTTCATCCCGTTCCCCACGCACTTCACCTTCGAGCACGTCACGCGGGTGCTCACCGACGGCGTGGCCGGGCACTCGATCTGGCTCTACATGCGCAACAGCGCCATCGTCGCGCTCGGCACGGTCCTGATCGGCGCGGTCTTCGCGCTGCTGTCGGCCACCGCCGTGGCCCGGTTCCGGTTCAAGGGACGCACGCCGTTCCTGGCCCTGCTGCTCGTCGCGCAGATGATCCCGGCCGAGGCGCTGCTCATCCCGCTGTTCCTCGGCGTCAAGCGGCTGGGCCTGTACGACCAACTGCTCGGCCTGATCGTCACGCAGGTCGCGCTGACGCTGCCGTTCGGGATCTGGATGCTGCGCACGTTCGTGGCCGCCGTGCCCAAGTCGCTGGAGGAGGCGGCCTGGATCGACGGCGCGAGCCGGTTCACCACCTTCTGGAAGGTGCTCTTCCCGCTGGTGGCCCCGGGGCTGGTCGCGACCAGCATCTTCTCGTTCATCACCGCTTGGAACGAGCTGATCATGGCGCTGTACCTGATCAACGACCCGACGAAATACACGATGCCCGTCGCCCTGCAGTACTTCTTCGGGCAGAAGGGCACCGACTGGGGCGCCATCATGGCCAGCTCCACGATGATGACCATCCCGGTCGTCATCTTCTTCCTTCTCGTACAACGCCGCATGGTCTCCGGCCTGGTCGCCGGGGCCGTGAAGGGCTGA
- a CDS encoding CinA family protein has product MAETAEVLRMLVGRSATVAVAESLTGGLIGAAITSVAGSSKAFRGGVISYATDLKQELLGVPGELLRREGAVHPEVAAAMAAGVARLCGATYGLAVTGVAGPEPQDGKPVGTVYAAVCGPGGRIWGRELRLCGSRERIRVETVDEAVDLLSGVLKANIGEHSG; this is encoded by the coding sequence ATGGCCGAGACGGCCGAGGTTCTGAGGATGCTGGTGGGCCGGTCCGCCACGGTGGCGGTGGCCGAGTCGCTGACCGGCGGGCTCATCGGGGCCGCCATCACGTCGGTCGCGGGGTCGTCGAAGGCGTTCCGGGGCGGGGTGATCTCGTACGCCACCGACCTCAAGCAGGAGCTGCTAGGGGTGCCGGGGGAGTTGCTGCGGCGTGAGGGGGCCGTACATCCCGAGGTGGCCGCGGCCATGGCGGCGGGGGTCGCGCGGCTGTGCGGGGCCACGTACGGGCTGGCCGTGACGGGGGTGGCCGGGCCGGAGCCGCAGGACGGCAAGCCTGTCGGCACCGTCTACGCGGCCGTCTGCGGGCCGGGGGGCAGGATTTGGGGGCGTGAATTGAGACTTTGCGGGTCGCGCGAACGTATCAGGGTAGAGACGGTGGACGAGGCAGTCGATCTACTGTCAGGTGTGCTGAAGGCGAACATAGGGGAACATTCCGGGTGA